One Sagittula sp. P11 DNA window includes the following coding sequences:
- a CDS encoding lytic transglycosylase domain-containing protein, whose protein sequence is MPTNDSGLTARDIVETGDREADLAVQADKLSVRELIAEIEREQLETLRRILDAQTSFGGQGLPAMVSGLESGSGDPDRSVAAVYGTGEIDPNPGGAQMFGDASETIEQLIIRVAQETSGFAGVGRAGLSPVQWRALLQALIWQESRFTIGARSPVGAFGLTQIMPGTASDLGINPEYYDSPYLQVHGGARYLATQLNTFDGNIINALAAYNAGPGRVFEYGGVPPFAETQHYVQVIPERYNLYLSRIGGIEALGTIDPALLANANLSITGHGAAFYGNNSPAAIRQAAFRIANIVERISETEDVQESVALNTYARAELVRLVAARIRLQAARTRVLSAEELAQASARMAEGAFMDFTIREIE, encoded by the coding sequence GTGCCGACCAATGACAGTGGGCTGACCGCGCGTGACATCGTCGAGACAGGCGATCGCGAGGCAGACTTGGCTGTTCAGGCCGACAAGCTGTCCGTGCGCGAACTCATTGCCGAGATCGAACGGGAGCAGCTGGAAACCCTCCGACGCATCCTCGATGCCCAGACCAGCTTCGGCGGCCAGGGCTTGCCCGCGATGGTCTCGGGACTGGAAAGCGGCAGCGGGGATCCCGACCGCTCGGTGGCGGCGGTCTATGGCACGGGCGAGATAGATCCCAATCCCGGTGGTGCGCAGATGTTCGGCGACGCGTCTGAGACCATCGAGCAGCTCATCATCCGCGTCGCCCAGGAAACCAGCGGCTTTGCGGGTGTTGGCCGCGCGGGTCTCTCGCCCGTCCAGTGGCGCGCGCTGCTTCAAGCCCTGATCTGGCAGGAAAGCCGCTTCACCATCGGTGCGCGGTCACCGGTCGGAGCCTTCGGCCTCACCCAGATCATGCCGGGCACCGCCAGCGATCTCGGCATCAACCCGGAATACTACGACAGCCCCTACCTTCAGGTACATGGCGGCGCGCGCTATCTCGCGACCCAACTCAACACCTTCGATGGCAATATCATCAATGCGCTCGCGGCCTACAACGCGGGACCCGGTCGGGTGTTCGAATATGGTGGCGTGCCGCCCTTTGCCGAAACCCAGCATTACGTTCAGGTCATTCCCGAACGCTACAATCTCTACCTGAGCCGTATCGGCGGGATCGAAGCGCTCGGCACGATTGATCCGGCACTTCTCGCCAATGCGAACCTCTCAATCACCGGGCACGGCGCGGCCTTCTATGGCAACAATTCCCCTGCGGCGATTAGGCAGGCCGCCTTCCGTATTGCGAACATCGTCGAGCGGATTTCCGAAACCGAGGACGTGCAGGAGAGCGTCGCGCTCAACACCTATGCCCGCGCCGAACTGGTGCGTCTCGTGGCCGCCCGCATCCGGCTTCAGGCCGCCCGCACCCGCGTGCTCTCCGCCGAAGAGCTGGCCCAGGCCAGCGCCCGCATGGCCGAAGGCGCGTTCATGGATTTTACGATCAGGGAGATTGAATGA